The window CGCATCTCGAGAGTGACAAAAAATTTCCGCAGATGTCAAGCATCGCCTATGGATTTACAAAAGCGCGCACGTTGAAATGCGCGCAGCTTAAAATGCTTGAACTACGCAATTCGTACCCTTGGGTTTTGCAAGTCGATATTATCAAATTTTTCGACGAAATTCAGAGATCTGACGTCAAGAAATTGGTTAGAAGGCACGTAAGGTCAAAGATAGTCTCAGAACTGCTGTGCTCGGCTGTTGATTGTGAGATTGATGATCGCATCGACAGAATTCGGATTTATGCGCAGGATAGTGGTGTCCGAAGAGGAGCGGGGTTGCGACAGGGTATGCCGGTGTCCCCCCTTCTATCGAATCTTCTACTTCGTGAGTTCGACGCGGCCTTGGTAAAGAGGGGCTTGCAAGCCGTTAGATACGCGGATGACATCGCAATATTTGCGAACTCGAAGCAAGAGTGCAGAGATAATTTAGATTTCGTCAAGGCAGAACTTGGAAAGTTAAAATTACGCATTTCGGATATTGAAGACTTGAAAAAAACAATTATCTCAGGTCCAGAAACGACAGTGTACATATTGGGAGTTGATATTAAGAAAGTGGGGCATACATACGAACTGAGGGCTCCCAATAAAAAAATCGAGAATATTAAAGCCCATATGAAGTCGGCATCCAGCCTCGACGAATGCATCAAAAAGAGGTATTCCCTAGCAAAGGTATCAAGTATATTGGATTCTTTTGTCGTAGGTCACTTTGCTGCGTTGTCGGTTGTTGCTGATCGCGAGCAGTTTCTTAACCGTATAAGCGCCGAGAAAGAAAACTGTATAAAGGGACTTCTCGTTGAATTGTTCGGTCAATCTGTTGTTGATAATCTAGACAATAATAAACGAGCAGTTCTTGGGCTGGGGGAGTTTACGACCTAGGCTGCGCAGATGTCCTTTAGTTCAAATCAAACGTTTCGTCATCCCGCCCGCCCCATAGCCTGTCCCACATAGACCACCGCGGCGCAGCCGATGGGAAAGACGATCTCGTTGACGGCGAGCGCCGCGATCTCGGGCGCTGTGGCGAGCGCGGCTGACAGGCGCAAGGCGAGCGCCGCGCCGCCGAAGACGAGGCCCACAGTGAGACCCGTCGCGGCGTAGGGCGGCAATCTCTGGACGCCGCGCTGGACAAGGGTCGCGAGGACGAAGCCGAGCACGGCGTATTCGACCGCCTTCAGCCCGGCGAGCGCGATCAGGGGGAGGGCGGCCGGCTTTGCGCTCAGGCCGATCGCGGCGCTCAAGGTCTGGTTCGCGGCCTTGGCGGCGGCGACGCCGAGCGGCGCGAACAGCGCGGCGACGAGGCCCGCAAGCGCGGCCTTCGCCCGGAACGCCGACACCCCGATCGAGGCCCCGAGGCACACCACCGCCGACCAGGCGACGCCCGCCGCGAGATCGACCGCGAAGGCCGCGGCCGGCACGGAGGAGCCGAAGCTGAGCTTCGCCCCGAGCACCAGCCCCTGCACCACGAACCCCAGCAGCACGGCCAGCGCCGCCAGCGTTCCGATGCGCCGGAGCGGGTCGGCGGTCTCTGGGGCGGGCTCGTCTGCCATGGGGCTCATTTCCCGCACCCGCCGCGCGGCGTCAATGGCGGGGCGGGCCGGCGCTGGATGCGAGCCGCTCCGTCCCCCTCCCCCTTGCGGGGAGGGGTTAGGGGTGGGGGTGGCGCAGGATGGCGCGCGACGGCAAGGAGCGCTCGAAGCGGGCGCGGCGTCGGCGGAGGGAACTCTTTTCTGAACTACCCCCACCCCCACCCCTCCCCGCAAGGGGGAGGGGAGAAGAGCCAGCCCGATCGGCGCGCGGCAGCGTCTAGGACATCGACTTGGCCGATGACGGCGCCGCTGCCTCCCCCTCCCCCTTGCGGGGAGGGATTAGGGGTGGGGGTGGCGCAGGACGGGGCGCGACGGCTGGGAGCGCTCGGAGCGGGCGCGGCGTCGGCGGACGATATTTCATTCGGAACCACCCCCACCCCCGGCCCCTCCCCACAAGGGGGAGGGGAGACCACGCGCGGCCTCCGACGCGGGGGGGCCACCCGCTTCGTCGTCCTCCGGCTTGACCGGAGGACCCGTCTTGAACGTCGAGCGCCACGCCGGACATGGATGGTCCGGTCAAGCCGGACCATACGGCCCGCGGAAGGGAGCGAGGCGAGGAGGGACTCCCGCAAAGTATCTTGACTTTATTCCTATTGTCCCGCACCTTTTCCTCGCCACTCCCCGTCACGGGAGGCGTGTCCGGACCGGCCGGCCATGCGGGGAGGGCGCGGCGCCTGCGGCGGGGATGACCGGATGTCACCGCCCCGGGACGCTCAGCTGCGGGGCCTTCCCGGCGCGCGCGTTCCTCATGAGGGCGCAAGGGCCGAGAAGCGTTGCGAGGCCCGCCCGCACTACGACGGGCGCCCTAACCCAGGGTCAGGACCCGCCTGAACGCGGCGGCTTGGCCTCCGGCCCCAAAGGCCGAAGGCTTCAGCCCACCGCGAGGGAGCCACATACACGCCGAGGGGTCTCCCCGCGGCTGGAAAGGCCTCCCGGCAGGAGCGCCCCGGAGCCGTCTGCAGCCAGGCGCAAAATCGCCGCGCGCGGAACGTCGGGCGACCGACATCTGCTTTCTACAGAACAGGGTGGCCCGGCGTTCCGCGCCTTCCCGGTTTCGAGTTGCGTGGGGTTGTCATCGCTGGGGTTAGGACGGCCGCGGGGCGAACAAGTCCCGGCGGACGGATTTTCGCGCGCCAATCCCCAGGCTTCAAACACAAGCGCGGGACTCCCTCCCTCGAAGAGGGGAGGGTGGACGGGCGAAGCCCGGCCGGGTGGGGTGGCGCCAGGATGAAGCTTCCGGCCGCCCCGCTTATCCGTCCAAAGGGCCCCACCCGACCTCGGCTGGCGCCGAGGCCACCCTCCCCACGCCTGCGGCGCGAGGAGGGATCCCCGCGCCGGGCTGCGGACAGGGGCGATCGTGGAGACGGATGCGGATGGTCGGAAGAGGCGGGATCGGTGGGGATGACGGACCAACGGGCGATGGACGAACGCCGCGCGGCGGGCCAGCATCGCGGCCGATCCGGCGCGCGACAGAACGCCGGACGCGTCCGTTCGAGGACAGCCTATCTTGAGGACCGCTATATGCACGCCGCCCGTCTCGCCCTGATCGCCGCATCGCTCGCGCTGAGCGGCGCGGCGCTCGCCGCCTCGCCGCCGTCGCGCGCGCCGGGCCTGTGGGAGACCGCGACCATCACCGACGCCGGGCGCACGGTCGCGAAGGAATGCGTGGGGGCGGGAACGGACCGGCTAGTGCGCCAGGCCATGACGGGGCTGACCTGCCGCAACGACGATTTCAAGCGCACCGAGGACGGCGGCTACGCGGCCGGCGCGATCTGCCGGTCGGGGCCGACCTCGATCGACAACAAAATCGTCGTGTCGGGGGATTTCGAGAGCTTCGCGCGAGCCGAGGCCACCACCGTGATGACGGGGCTCGCGGGCGAAGTGGGCGGCGAACGCCGCTTCCGCACCACCATCGAGGCGCGGAAGCTCGGGGAGTGCGCGCCCGGCCAGCGGCCGGGCGACGTCATTCTGTCCAACGGCACGGTGATCAACGTGCCGGCGGGCAAGTGAGCGGGCAGGTGAGCGAGGCTTGGGGCCTTGCTTCGCCTCAGGTCCGGTCGAAGCCGCCGGTCGCGGGGGCCGCGCCGCCGGCGCTGGGCGCGCCTGCGCCGAAGCGCGGCGAACGGGCGCCGCCGACGGGACGGGGCTTCTTCTTCGGGCCTGGGATCAGGCCTTCGCGCTGGGCGGCCTTGCGGGCGGCCTTGCGGGTGCGGCGGACGGCCTCGGCCTTCTCGCGGGCGCGCTTCTCGGAGGGCTTCTCGTAGGCCTTCCGCTGGCGCATCTCGCGGAACACGCCTTCGCGCTGCATCTTCTTCTTCAGGACCTTGAGGGCCTGGTCGATGTTGTTGTCGCGTACGAGAACCTGCACGTCGTCTCCTTCAAGCTCGATGTGTGCGGCGCGGGGCCGGGAGCGATAGCGCTTGAGAACGCGGAGACGTTCCGGCGCACGCCGTCAAAAGGAACAAGTCGCGCCCGAGTGGCGCGAGGCCTTCGTGGGTACGGCTTAGGCGAACAAAGGGCCGGACACGCGAAACCGCATCAGTCCGGCGCGGCCGCGGACGCGACGCCGGCCCACGGGAGACGCTTCAATTGGGGGCGGAGGCCCGGATGTCAAGTGCGCAAGGTCCGCGGCGCCCGTAAAGAGCGCGCTGTCGCCGACGCGCGCGGCATGGTATCAAGACGGATGTCAGACCGCATCCATCGTTACAAAGTCGGCCAGCACGTTTCGCTCGCCGCGTCCGCCTACGGCCGCACGGCCGCCGAGGTCGAGATCGTCCGGCTCATGCCGGCCGAGCGCGACGACCTCGAGCCGCAGTACCGCGTCAAGAGCCGCGGCGAAAGCCACGAGCGCGTCGTCGGCGAGGGCATGATCGCCTCGCCCTTCGGCGCCGGCGCCTGATCCCAACTCCCCGGGAGCTCGACCCATCCCCATGACGCTTCTACGCATTCTTTCGACCGGAGCCTTCGTTCTCGCCATGACCCTCAGCGCCGCCGCCGCCGAAACCAAGACCCTGCCTTCGGGCCTCGCCTATGTGGACGAAGCCGTCGGCTCCGGCGCCGAAGCCGTGCCCGGCAAGACCGTGCAGGTGCATTACACCGGCTGGCTCGACAAGGGCGGCGAGAAGGGCGCGAAGTTCGATTCGTCCCGCGACCGCGGCCAGCCCTTCGCGTTCGGGCTGGGCGGCGGCCAGGTGATCAAGGGGTGGGACGAGGGCGTCGCCGGCATGAAGGTCGGCGGCAAGCGCACGCTGACGATCCCGGCCGAGCTCGGCTACGGCGCGCGCGGCGCGGGCGGGGTGATCCCTCCGAACGCCACGCTGATCTTCGACGTGGAGCTGCTCGGCGTCCGCTGAGCGGCCCAAGTCGCATCGACCTGACGTGACGACGGGCGGGATCCCACGGGTCCCGCCCGTCTCGCGTTTCACGCCAGCACGAAGATCAGGCCCGCGAGCGCGAAACCCATGACGCCGATCAGCGTCTCGAGCACGGTCCAGGTCTTCAGCGTGGTCTTGACGTCCATCTCGTAGAACCGCCCGACCAGCCAGAACCCGCTGTCGTTGACGTGGCTCAGCGTCACGGAGCCCGCCGCAAGCGCCAGCACCACGGCCGCGAGCT is drawn from Methylopila sp. 73B and contains these coding sequences:
- a CDS encoding reverse transcriptase domain-containing protein; the encoded protein is MSRFVVRRLPASLSEAAIKAVWRASRDAKRNKSGAPGLDGENASSFQGQLSENIKNVRRDIQLSRFTFGRLRGAPVVKASGGMRLIAIPNVRARLVQRCLLAHLESDKKFPQMSSIAYGFTKARTLKCAQLKMLELRNSYPWVLQVDIIKFFDEIQRSDVKKLVRRHVRSKIVSELLCSAVDCEIDDRIDRIRIYAQDSGVRRGAGLRQGMPVSPLLSNLLLREFDAALVKRGLQAVRYADDIAIFANSKQECRDNLDFVKAELGKLKLRISDIEDLKKTIISGPETTVYILGVDIKKVGHTYELRAPNKKIENIKAHMKSASSLDECIKKRYSLAKVSSILDSFVVGHFAALSVVADREQFLNRISAEKENCIKGLLVELFGQSVVDNLDNNKRAVLGLGEFTT
- a CDS encoding DUF3617 family protein gives rise to the protein MHAARLALIAASLALSGAALAASPPSRAPGLWETATITDAGRTVAKECVGAGTDRLVRQAMTGLTCRNDDFKRTEDGGYAAGAICRSGPTSIDNKIVVSGDFESFARAEATTVMTGLAGEVGGERRFRTTIEARKLGECAPGQRPGDVILSNGTVINVPAGK
- the rpsU gene encoding 30S ribosomal protein S21, whose translation is MQVLVRDNNIDQALKVLKKKMQREGVFREMRQRKAYEKPSEKRAREKAEAVRRTRKAARKAAQREGLIPGPKKKPRPVGGARSPRFGAGAPSAGGAAPATGGFDRT
- a CDS encoding FKBP-type peptidyl-prolyl cis-trans isomerase, with the protein product MTLLRILSTGAFVLAMTLSAAAAETKTLPSGLAYVDEAVGSGAEAVPGKTVQVHYTGWLDKGGEKGAKFDSSRDRGQPFAFGLGGGQVIKGWDEGVAGMKVGGKRTLTIPAELGYGARGAGGVIPPNATLIFDVELLGVR